The following proteins are encoded in a genomic region of Coffea eugenioides isolate CCC68of chromosome 6, Ceug_1.0, whole genome shotgun sequence:
- the LOC113774335 gene encoding transport inhibitor response 1-like protein: MGKIRVLDLIESELVEDEVDWISCFPQNGTCLESLIFDCVDSPINFEALERLVVKSPSLKKLRLNRHVTIVQLYRLMVRAPQLTHLGTGSFGPGEIVAQGEQEPDYVSAFAACKSLVCLSGFREINAHYLPAIVPVCANLTSLNLSYATISTEQLKSFIYHCHKLQTLWVLDSVCDEGLQAVAATCKDLHEPVQVKKDVLAKLGLTISPGSWLLYGYLFLNL; encoded by the exons ATGGG GAAGATTAGAGTGCTCGATTTGATTGAGTCAGAGTTGGTAGAAGATGAAGTGGACTGGATTTCATGTTTTCCACAGAATGGAACTTGTCTCGAGTCTTTGATATTTGACTGTGTGGACTCCCCTATTAATTTTGAGGCATTGGAGAGACTTGTGGTTAAGTCACCGTCTTTGAAGAAGCTTAGATTGAATCGACATGTAACAATTGTGCAGCTCTATCGTTTGATGGTTCGAGCTCCACAGCTCACCCACTTGGGAACTGGTTCATTTGGCCCCGGAGAGATTGTTGCTCAGGGTGAACAGGAGCCAGACTACGTTTCTGCTTTTGCTGCATGCAAATCTCTAGTTTGCCTTTCTGGATTCAGAGAAATCAATGCTCATTATCTGCCTGCAATAGTTCCAGTGTGTGCTAACCTTACCTCTCTGAATCTTAGCTACGCCACAATCAGTACTGAACAACTGAAATCCTTTATCTATCATTGCCATAAGCTCCAGACTTTGTGG GTGCTTGACTCGGTATGCGATGAAGGACTGCAGGCAGTGGCTGCAACATGTAAAGATCTCCATGAGCCAGTGCAG GTTAAGAAAGATGTATTGGCGAAGCTTGGTTTAACAATATCACCAGGTAGTTGGTTACTTTATGGTTACTTATTCCTCAATTTGTGA